The Bradyrhizobium sp. WBAH42 genome includes a window with the following:
- a CDS encoding aldo/keto reductase: MLFVEANGARIPAIGLGTWELEGRTCARVVEQALRLGYRHIDTAQVYDNEREVGDGLRASGVRRDDIFLTTKVWTNHFAPYDLERSVKESLARLRLPSVDLLLLHWPNPHVPLAETLGALSHAKTMGLTRHIGVSNFTVALIEQAVALSAEPLVCNQVEYHPYLDQAKVRAACDRHGLALVAYSPIAKGRVKSDQTLAEIGRVRRKTPAQVCLRWLVQQNVAAIPRTSRIERLSENLEIFDFELSEDEMSRIAALAHPRGRLTDFGFAPKWD; this comes from the coding sequence ATGCTGTTCGTTGAGGCCAATGGCGCAAGGATCCCGGCGATCGGGCTCGGGACCTGGGAGCTGGAAGGGCGCACCTGCGCGCGCGTGGTCGAGCAGGCGCTACGGCTCGGCTATCGTCATATCGACACCGCGCAGGTCTACGACAATGAGCGCGAGGTCGGCGACGGCTTGCGCGCCTCCGGCGTGCGCCGCGACGACATCTTCCTCACGACCAAGGTCTGGACCAACCATTTCGCGCCCTATGATCTCGAGCGCTCGGTCAAGGAGAGCCTCGCCCGCCTGCGGCTTCCCTCGGTCGATCTGTTGCTGTTGCACTGGCCCAATCCCCACGTGCCGCTGGCGGAGACGCTGGGCGCGCTGTCGCATGCGAAGACGATGGGCCTGACCCGCCACATCGGCGTCTCCAATTTCACCGTGGCGTTGATCGAGCAGGCGGTCGCGCTGTCGGCGGAGCCGCTCGTCTGCAACCAGGTCGAATATCACCCCTATCTCGACCAGGCGAAGGTGAGGGCGGCCTGCGACCGGCATGGCCTTGCCCTCGTCGCCTACAGCCCGATCGCCAAGGGCCGCGTCAAGTCCGATCAGACGCTGGCCGAGATCGGCCGCGTCCGCCGCAAGACGCCGGCGCAGGTCTGCCTGCGCTGGCTGGTGCAACAGAATGTCGCTGCGATCCCGCGCACCTCGCGCATCGAGCGCCTGTCGGAAAACCTCGAGATCTTCGATTTCGAGCTGTCGGAAGACGAGATGAGCCGGATCGCCGCGCTCGCCCATCCGAGGGGACGCCTGACCGATTTCGGCTTCGCCCCGAAATGGGATTGA
- the panC gene encoding pantoate--beta-alanine ligase yields MSARPLIARTVPALRRAVDDLRKRKATIALVPTMGALHDGHVSLVRLARRRASRVVVSIFVNPTQFAPTEDFGAYPRTWKADIAKLAAEDVDIVWHPGVAAMYPEGFATRIVPEGPALASLEDRFRPHFFGGVATVVGKLFTQCRPDVAIFGEKDFQQLRVVTQMARDLDLGVKVIGSRTVRERDGLAMSSRNVYLSPEERQTATVLYRAMKESAGRIRAGDAIAPAMAGGAAIIKSAGLALDYFELRHAETLAKVTSRKDGPLRILVAAKLGTTRLIDNIAV; encoded by the coding sequence ATGTCAGCACGCCCATTGATCGCTCGCACGGTCCCTGCCCTGCGACGCGCCGTCGACGATCTCCGCAAGCGAAAGGCCACGATCGCGCTGGTCCCGACCATGGGGGCGCTCCATGACGGGCATGTGTCGCTGGTTCGCCTCGCCAGGCGGCGCGCCAGCCGCGTCGTGGTGTCGATCTTCGTCAACCCGACCCAGTTCGCCCCGACCGAGGATTTCGGCGCCTATCCGCGCACCTGGAAGGCCGACATCGCCAAGCTCGCGGCCGAGGACGTCGATATCGTCTGGCATCCCGGCGTCGCGGCCATGTATCCGGAGGGCTTTGCCACCCGCATCGTGCCGGAGGGGCCGGCGCTCGCCAGCCTCGAGGACCGCTTCCGTCCGCACTTCTTCGGCGGCGTTGCCACCGTCGTCGGCAAGCTGTTCACGCAGTGCCGGCCGGATGTCGCGATCTTCGGCGAAAAGGATTTCCAGCAATTGCGGGTGGTGACGCAGATGGCGCGCGACCTCGACCTCGGCGTCAAGGTGATCGGCTCCCGCACCGTGCGCGAGCGCGACGGACTCGCGATGTCCTCGCGCAACGTCTACCTCTCGCCCGAGGAGCGCCAGACTGCCACCGTCCTCTACCGCGCCATGAAAGAGAGCGCCGGCCGCATCCGTGCCGGCGATGCGATTGCGCCGGCGATGGCGGGCGGCGCCGCGATAATCAAGTCGGCCGGCCTTGCGCTCGACTATTTCGAGCTGCGCCACGCCGAGACGTTGGCAAAGGTTACCTCGCGCAAGGACGGCCCGTTGCGGATCCTGGTCGCGGCCAAGCTCGGCACCACCCGGCTGATCGACAATATCGCGGTTTAG
- a CDS encoding DNA-binding transcriptional regulator, producing the protein MGMRLRLKADGRIVELRDGQEFPVQPRSVEPKAHAAPADTGPLAVRDLRRRACLTQMEFAAKLGVPVETIRNWEQGKRAPRGPARALLAVIAHAPDTVFQALAKA; encoded by the coding sequence ATGGGCATGCGGTTGCGGCTGAAGGCGGACGGACGGATCGTCGAATTGCGGGATGGGCAGGAATTTCCGGTCCAGCCGCGTTCGGTTGAGCCGAAGGCCCATGCGGCGCCGGCTGATACCGGCCCGCTCGCAGTGCGCGATCTGCGCCGGCGCGCCTGCCTGACCCAGATGGAGTTCGCCGCCAAGCTCGGCGTTCCCGTCGAGACCATCCGCAACTGGGAGCAGGGCAAGCGCGCCCCGCGCGGCCCGGCCCGCGCGCTGCTGGCGGTGATCGCGCATGCCCCTGATACGGTGTTCCAGGCGCTCGCCAAGGCGTGA
- a CDS encoding polysaccharide deacetylase family protein, which yields MIGSSVVLRTRSWIVLCLGMLTVGSPAALAADCPGHPDALGTSRTLVVDPREHPLIGTMQYRETLPLKDHEVVLTFDDGPIPKYSNQVLKILADECIKATFFIVGNQAKANPDGVRKLVAAGHTVGTHSMDHPLTFDRMPIEKAEAEINGGIEWTAAAMTDPSQLAPFFRIPGLMRAEGVENHLISRGIQVWSADFPADDWRHVSSDRVYQLAIQRLEAKGKGILLLHDIQARTVAALPRIIRDLKARGYRIVHVVPATAERPATPTTQVEWLLHPPSETTPIARWPRVPNFVFTQTKTLPTPALADLNAQAEHQSLLPRRSKGQMDLASTLPVPGRDLFAIPEGSVEVLLSTTLSRRAATRLAMAAERPHPAKDKAAQGRAAKGKTAKLHGRRTAQAAPAAENHAAQPVDIVPKNTASKGAASKGAASKSAAPRPTRVASLKKRA from the coding sequence ATGATCGGAAGTAGCGTTGTTTTGCGGACGCGATCGTGGATCGTCCTTTGTCTGGGAATGCTCACCGTCGGTTCGCCGGCTGCGCTTGCGGCCGACTGTCCCGGCCACCCCGACGCCCTCGGCACCTCCCGCACCCTCGTTGTCGATCCGCGCGAGCATCCGCTGATCGGCACCATGCAGTACCGCGAGACGCTGCCGCTGAAGGACCATGAGGTCGTCCTGACCTTCGACGACGGTCCGATCCCGAAATATTCCAACCAGGTGCTCAAGATCCTCGCCGACGAATGCATCAAGGCGACCTTCTTCATCGTCGGCAACCAGGCCAAGGCCAATCCGGACGGCGTGCGCAAGCTGGTGGCGGCGGGCCACACCGTCGGTACGCACAGCATGGACCATCCCCTGACGTTCGACCGGATGCCGATCGAGAAGGCCGAGGCGGAGATCAATGGCGGCATCGAATGGACCGCAGCCGCGATGACCGATCCCTCGCAGCTCGCCCCGTTCTTCCGCATTCCCGGCCTGATGCGCGCCGAGGGCGTGGAGAACCATCTGATCTCGCGCGGCATCCAGGTCTGGAGCGCCGACTTCCCGGCGGATGATTGGCGGCACGTGTCGTCCGACCGCGTCTACCAGCTCGCGATCCAGCGGCTGGAGGCCAAGGGTAAGGGCATCCTGCTGCTGCATGACATTCAGGCCCGCACGGTGGCGGCGCTGCCCAGGATCATCCGCGACCTCAAGGCGCGCGGCTATCGCATCGTGCATGTGGTGCCCGCCACCGCCGAGCGGCCGGCGACGCCGACCACGCAGGTCGAATGGCTGCTGCATCCGCCATCGGAGACGACGCCGATCGCGCGCTGGCCGCGCGTGCCGAATTTCGTGTTCACGCAGACCAAGACGCTGCCGACGCCCGCGCTCGCCGACCTCAATGCGCAGGCCGAGCATCAGTCGCTGCTGCCGCGCCGGAGCAAGGGCCAGATGGACCTCGCATCCACCCTGCCCGTGCCCGGCCGCGATCTGTTCGCGATTCCGGAAGGCTCGGTCGAGGTGCTGCTGTCGACGACCTTGTCGCGGCGCGCCGCGACCCGGCTTGCCATGGCGGCGGAGAGGCCCCATCCGGCCAAGGACAAGGCAGCACAGGGCAGAGCTGCGAAGGGCAAGACGGCCAAGCTGCACGGGCGGAGGACCGCCCAAGCGGCGCCGGCGGCAGAGAATCATGCCGCGCAGCCCGTCGACATCGTACCCAAGAACACCGCATCCAAGGGCGCCGCTTCCAAGGGTGCCGCTTCCAAGAGCGCAGCGCCCCGTCCGACCCGCGTCGCCAGCCTGAAAAAACGCGCTTAG
- the mgtE gene encoding magnesium transporter: protein MDEHMDVAPSAADSVLDHVPMRNEDGEIRHEFVEEIARAIEAGDSAALRACVAELHEADLGDLIGALEPDDRVRLVELTGRDFDFSALNEVDETVREEILEELPPETVAEGVRELESDDAVELLETLDAEEQEEILEKLPLKERVALERSLLYPENSAGRRMQTEFIAVPQDFTVGQAIDYMRETPDLPDRFYEIYVVDKEQHWQGAVPLDVLLRTRRPVALTELTDEDRRRVSVLEDQEEVARMFGKYNLVAAPVLDTQDRLVGVITVDDVVDVIEEEADEDLKALGGVTSDEELSDTFLTIARGRFNWLLVNLATAFLASSVLGLFEGQLEKMVALAVLAPIVASQGGNAATQTMTVAVRALATRELGSSNAWRVVMREALVGLVNGLAFAVITGIAAVAWFKIPGLGIVIGLAIICNLVAGALGGILIPMALDRVRADPAVASGTFVTTVTDVVGFFSFLGIATLWFGLK from the coding sequence ATGGATGAACATATGGACGTTGCCCCATCCGCTGCGGATTCGGTACTCGACCACGTGCCGATGCGCAATGAAGACGGCGAAATTCGTCACGAATTCGTCGAGGAAATTGCCCGTGCGATCGAGGCCGGCGACAGTGCTGCGCTGCGTGCCTGCGTCGCGGAGCTGCACGAGGCCGATCTCGGCGATCTGATCGGCGCCCTCGAGCCCGACGATCGCGTCCGCCTGGTCGAGCTCACCGGCCGCGATTTCGACTTCTCGGCGCTGAACGAGGTCGATGAGACCGTGCGCGAGGAGATCCTCGAGGAGCTGCCGCCGGAGACGGTCGCCGAGGGCGTCCGCGAGCTCGAATCCGACGATGCGGTCGAGCTCTTGGAAACCCTCGACGCCGAGGAGCAGGAGGAGATCCTGGAGAAGCTGCCGCTCAAGGAGCGCGTCGCGCTCGAGCGCAGCCTGCTGTATCCGGAAAACTCCGCCGGCCGCCGCATGCAAACGGAGTTCATCGCCGTGCCCCAGGATTTCACCGTGGGCCAGGCGATCGACTACATGCGCGAGACGCCGGATCTGCCCGACCGCTTCTACGAGATCTACGTCGTCGACAAGGAGCAGCACTGGCAGGGCGCGGTGCCGCTCGACGTGCTCCTGCGCACGCGCCGGCCGGTGGCGCTGACCGAGCTCACCGACGAGGACCGCCGCCGCGTCTCCGTCCTGGAGGACCAGGAGGAGGTGGCGCGCATGTTCGGCAAGTACAATCTCGTCGCCGCACCCGTGCTCGACACCCAGGACCGCCTCGTCGGTGTCATCACCGTCGACGACGTCGTCGACGTCATCGAGGAGGAGGCCGACGAGGACCTCAAGGCGCTCGGTGGCGTCACCAGCGACGAAGAGCTGTCGGATACCTTCCTCACCATCGCCCGCGGCCGTTTCAACTGGCTGCTGGTGAACCTCGCCACCGCGTTTCTGGCGTCCTCCGTGCTCGGCCTGTTCGAGGGGCAGCTGGAGAAGATGGTCGCGCTCGCGGTGCTGGCGCCGATCGTGGCGAGCCAGGGCGGCAATGCCGCCACCCAGACCATGACGGTGGCGGTGCGGGCGCTGGCGACGCGCGAGCTCGGCTCCTCCAACGCCTGGCGCGTGGTGATGCGCGAGGCCCTGGTCGGCCTCGTCAACGGCCTCGCCTTCGCCGTGATCACGGGCATAGCGGCAGTGGCCTGGTTCAAGATCCCGGGCCTCGGCATCGTCATCGGGCTCGCCATCATCTGCAACCTCGTCGCCGGCGCGCTCGGCGGCATCCTGATCCCGATGGCGCTGGATCGCGTGCGGGCCGACCCGGCGGTGGCGTCGGGCACCTTCGTCACCACTGTGACCGACGTCGTCGGCTTCTTCTCCTTCCTCGGAATTGCCACGCTCTGGTTCGGGTTGAAGTAG
- a CDS encoding glutathione S-transferase family protein: MAALKLAIGNKNYSSWSMRPWLALRANDIPFVETLIPLYTDDPADKEQILSFSRAGKVPVLVDGDVTVWDSLAIIEYIAERYPEKKLWPDDVAARAHARSVCAEMHSGFVPLRNECGMNLHRPIGPVALSADAKANIARIEELWRECRTRYGAKGPFLFGRFGAADAMYAPVVHRFRTYAIEVAPDTKAYMETMMALPAFQEWTRDGLAETLVIAKFEDA, from the coding sequence ATGGCTGCGCTAAAGCTCGCGATCGGCAACAAGAACTACTCGTCATGGTCGATGCGGCCCTGGCTCGCGCTCCGCGCCAACGACATCCCGTTCGTGGAGACGCTGATCCCGCTCTACACCGACGATCCCGCCGACAAGGAGCAGATCCTGTCCTTCAGCCGCGCCGGCAAGGTGCCGGTGCTGGTCGACGGCGACGTCACGGTGTGGGATTCGCTCGCCATCATCGAATACATCGCCGAGCGTTACCCGGAAAAGAAGCTGTGGCCCGACGATGTCGCGGCGCGAGCGCATGCCCGTTCGGTGTGCGCCGAGATGCATTCCGGATTCGTGCCGCTGCGCAACGAATGCGGCATGAACCTGCATCGGCCGATTGGTCCCGTGGCGCTGTCGGCGGACGCCAAGGCCAACATCGCGCGCATTGAGGAGCTCTGGCGCGAGTGCCGTACCCGCTATGGCGCGAAGGGGCCGTTCCTGTTCGGCCGCTTCGGTGCCGCGGACGCCATGTACGCCCCGGTTGTGCATCGCTTCCGCACCTATGCGATCGAGGTGGCGCCGGACACCAAGGCCTACATGGAGACGATGATGGCGCTGCCGGCGTTCCAGGAATGGACGCGCGACGGGCTGGCCGAAACGCTGGTCATTGCCAAATTCGAGGACGCCTGA
- a CDS encoding DUF1489 family protein, which produces MPLHLIKLAVGCDSVKELKEWVAERMQTAKKKGLPQHHIHITRMVPKRDAEILAGGSLYWVIKGEIAAREKIIAIEPFRDKDGIGRCRIVMQPKVISVSPRPMRPFQGWRYLTDDSVPADLGKSAAGSIAAMPEPMRRELRDLGLL; this is translated from the coding sequence ATGCCACTCCATCTGATCAAGCTCGCCGTCGGCTGCGACTCCGTCAAGGAATTGAAGGAGTGGGTGGCCGAACGGATGCAGACCGCCAAGAAGAAGGGCCTGCCGCAACATCACATCCACATCACCCGCATGGTCCCCAAGCGCGACGCCGAGATCCTCGCCGGCGGTTCGCTGTACTGGGTGATCAAGGGCGAGATCGCCGCGCGCGAAAAGATCATCGCCATCGAGCCGTTCCGCGACAAGGATGGCATCGGGCGCTGCCGCATCGTGATGCAGCCGAAGGTGATCTCGGTGTCGCCGCGGCCGATGCGCCCGTTCCAGGGCTGGCGTTATCTGACTGATGATTCGGTACCGGCCGATCTCGGCAAGTCCGCGGCGGGCTCGATTGCGGCGATGCCGGAACCGATGCGGCGCGAGCTGCGTGACCTCGGGCTGCTCTAA
- a CDS encoding DJ-1/PfpI family protein, translating into MSGPLQIGLLVFPRVTQLDLTGPAQVFSSLPDVSVHLIWKCIEPVPSDSVIALTPTITFADCPQLDVICVPGGYGTDELMLDEEVLAFLRRQARGAKYVTSVCTGSLVLGAAGLLKGYRAATHWTATDALPFFGAEVSRERVCIDRNRMTGGGITAGIDFALTLVSMLRGRAAAEMVQLRMEYNPAPPFNAGSPDTAPAAILAAMKERVAPAQARRLEFVRKVVHQEG; encoded by the coding sequence ATGTCGGGTCCGTTGCAGATCGGCCTTCTGGTGTTTCCCCGCGTTACACAGCTCGATCTCACCGGTCCTGCCCAGGTCTTCTCCAGCCTGCCTGACGTCAGCGTGCATTTGATCTGGAAATGCATCGAGCCCGTACCGAGCGATTCCGTGATCGCGTTGACGCCGACCATCACATTCGCTGATTGCCCGCAACTCGACGTGATCTGTGTCCCCGGCGGCTATGGCACCGACGAGCTGATGCTGGACGAGGAGGTGCTTGCCTTTCTGCGTCGGCAGGCGCGCGGCGCGAAATACGTCACGTCGGTCTGCACCGGTTCGCTCGTACTCGGCGCAGCCGGTCTCCTGAAAGGCTATCGCGCGGCCACGCATTGGACGGCGACCGATGCCTTGCCGTTTTTCGGAGCGGAGGTGTCGCGGGAGAGGGTGTGCATCGACCGCAACCGCATGACCGGCGGCGGCATAACCGCCGGCATCGACTTTGCACTCACGCTGGTCTCGATGTTGAGAGGCCGCGCGGCAGCGGAAATGGTCCAGCTCCGCATGGAATACAATCCCGCACCCCCATTCAACGCCGGCTCGCCGGATACGGCACCGGCGGCGATCCTGGCCGCCATGAAGGAGCGGGTTGCGCCGGCGCAGGCGCGTCGACTGGAATTCGTCAGGAAAGTTGTTCACCAGGAGGGGTAG
- a CDS encoding polysaccharide deacetylase family protein, producing the protein MTKMLRLRWTSTMTGALAATVIGTAATKAAECPRKDALGTSRVLRVDPKTYPRVGVKSFPQTLPLADREVVLTFDDGPNPPTTSKVLAALERECVRATFFLIGQHASEHPDMVKRIAREGHTVGHHSFSHPFMGHIPFEKAMADIDRGIAADEMALHGTSTTTPSTPFFRFPYFESTQAQLDLLQSRGIIVFGADLWASDWEEMTPEQQLKLVTDRLAASGKGIILFHDNKARTAAMMPAFLRFLRENGYRVVHIVPAGASQKSAETR; encoded by the coding sequence ATGACAAAGATGCTGCGACTGAGGTGGACCTCGACCATGACGGGCGCGCTCGCCGCGACCGTCATCGGCACTGCCGCGACAAAGGCCGCCGAATGCCCGCGCAAGGACGCACTCGGCACCTCGCGCGTCCTCAGGGTCGATCCCAAGACCTACCCGCGCGTTGGCGTGAAGAGCTTTCCGCAGACGCTGCCGCTGGCCGATCGCGAGGTCGTGCTGACCTTCGACGACGGGCCGAACCCGCCGACCACGTCGAAGGTGCTGGCGGCGCTGGAACGGGAATGCGTGCGCGCGACCTTTTTCCTGATCGGCCAGCACGCCTCCGAGCATCCCGACATGGTCAAGCGCATCGCCCGCGAGGGCCACACCGTCGGCCATCACTCCTTCTCGCATCCGTTCATGGGGCATATTCCGTTCGAGAAGGCCATGGCCGACATCGACCGGGGCATTGCCGCGGACGAAATGGCGCTGCACGGAACCTCGACGACGACACCTTCGACGCCGTTCTTCCGCTTCCCCTATTTCGAGTCGACACAAGCACAGCTCGACCTGCTCCAGTCGCGGGGCATCATTGTGTTCGGCGCCGATCTATGGGCCAGCGACTGGGAGGAGATGACGCCGGAGCAGCAATTGAAGCTCGTCACCGATCGCCTCGCCGCGAGCGGCAAGGGCATCATCCTCTTCCACGACAACAAGGCGCGCACGGCCGCAATGATGCCGGCGTTTCTGCGGTTTCTGAGGGAGAACGGCTATCGGGTGGTCCACATCGTACCGGCTGGCGCATCACAGAAAAGCGCCGAAACGCGCTGA
- a CDS encoding ABC transporter substrate-binding protein: protein MVDRAGASKSWPIRVCRSAFGLILTLGAVACAERSQAGDFSGDVIRIGIINDQAGPLSDLAGPGSVVAAKMAVEDFQKATPGLKVNIVVADHQNKPDIGAQIVRKWFDVDGIDMVADVGNSAVALAIQSIARDKNRIVIYSAVGTTEIGGRQCSPTGLMWLHDNYNLVAGSVRRLVSQGYNSWFFIASDYAFGRNMVEVSQRVLAASGAKSLGAVFHPLGNADYSSFLLQAQASKAKVIAFANAGEQLVTSMKQWNEFGMNTGPQKAVAELMFLTDVHAMGPETAKGLTTVTAWYWALNEATRAFAQRFYKLHNAMPTAPQAAVYSAVLQYLRAAAAAGTDETNAVLEKMRSMPVDDFYAPGARLRADNKLVHDFYLVEVKKPADVKAPWDYYSVVETIPAEEAYLPLSQSECPLLKTSQN from the coding sequence ATGGTGGATCGCGCAGGCGCGTCGAAGTCATGGCCTATCCGGGTTTGCCGGTCGGCCTTTGGCCTCATCCTGACGCTCGGGGCGGTCGCATGCGCCGAACGGAGTCAGGCCGGCGATTTTTCCGGCGATGTGATCCGCATCGGCATCATCAACGACCAGGCAGGACCCTTGTCGGACCTTGCCGGACCAGGCTCTGTTGTCGCCGCGAAGATGGCGGTCGAGGATTTTCAGAAGGCCACGCCTGGGCTCAAGGTCAACATTGTCGTCGCCGATCATCAGAACAAGCCGGACATCGGTGCCCAGATCGTCCGCAAATGGTTCGACGTGGACGGCATCGACATGGTGGCCGATGTCGGAAATTCTGCCGTTGCGCTCGCCATCCAGTCGATCGCACGCGACAAGAACAGGATCGTTATCTACTCTGCGGTTGGGACCACCGAAATCGGCGGCAGGCAATGTTCGCCCACCGGCCTGATGTGGTTGCACGACAATTACAATCTGGTCGCCGGCTCGGTCCGCAGGCTGGTGTCGCAAGGATATAACAGCTGGTTCTTCATCGCGTCCGACTACGCGTTCGGACGCAACATGGTCGAAGTGTCACAGCGCGTGCTCGCGGCGAGCGGCGCCAAGTCGCTCGGCGCAGTCTTTCATCCGCTGGGAAATGCCGATTACAGCTCGTTCTTGCTCCAGGCCCAGGCCTCAAAGGCCAAGGTGATCGCGTTCGCCAATGCCGGCGAACAGCTCGTGACCTCGATGAAGCAATGGAACGAATTCGGCATGAATACGGGGCCCCAGAAGGCGGTCGCCGAACTCATGTTCCTGACCGATGTTCACGCCATGGGTCCTGAAACCGCCAAGGGCCTTACCACGGTCACCGCTTGGTACTGGGCTCTCAACGAAGCGACGCGGGCGTTCGCCCAGAGGTTCTACAAGCTTCACAACGCCATGCCGACCGCGCCACAAGCCGCCGTCTATTCGGCCGTCCTGCAATATCTGAGGGCCGCGGCTGCCGCGGGCACAGATGAAACCAATGCCGTCCTGGAGAAGATGCGGTCAATGCCGGTAGACGATTTCTATGCACCGGGCGCGCGGCTGCGCGCCGACAACAAGCTGGTGCACGATTTCTATCTCGTCGAGGTCAAGAAGCCTGCGGACGTGAAAGCCCCCTGGGACTACTACAGCGTGGTCGAGACGATCCCTGCCGAGGAAGCCTATCTTCCGCTGAGCCAAAGCGAATGCCCGCTGCTGAAGACCTCGCAAAACTAA
- a CDS encoding DUF599 domain-containing protein, translating into MSRHWVDITAVGFFIIEWLAYALTLEHSAYARNSLSARMNRYREVWVRRLLDRDTRMVDMQIMASLQNGTAFFASTSLFALGGALALLHATNDAITILSKLPMDLSTSPAMWELKCVGLVLICVYAFFKFAWAYRLFNYVAILFGGMPPASQRDTPEAEAHVIRTSRLFESAGRHFNRGQRAFFFALGYLGWFVSPWVLFVTTAAVVVVTWRRQFASSAWAAMAPEVVVNGDEGMKRGH; encoded by the coding sequence ATGAGCAGGCATTGGGTCGACATTACCGCCGTCGGCTTCTTCATCATCGAATGGCTGGCCTATGCCCTGACGCTGGAGCACTCGGCCTATGCCCGCAACAGCCTGTCGGCGCGCATGAACCGCTATCGCGAGGTTTGGGTGCGCCGGCTGCTCGACCGCGACACGCGGATGGTCGACATGCAGATCATGGCCTCGCTGCAGAACGGCACGGCCTTCTTCGCCTCCACCAGCCTGTTCGCGCTCGGCGGCGCGCTGGCGCTGCTGCACGCCACCAACGATGCCATCACGATCCTGAGCAAGCTGCCGATGGACCTCAGCACCTCGCCGGCGATGTGGGAGCTGAAATGCGTCGGCCTCGTGCTGATCTGCGTCTACGCCTTCTTCAAATTCGCCTGGGCCTATCGCCTGTTCAACTATGTCGCCATCCTGTTCGGCGGCATGCCGCCGGCCTCGCAGCGCGACACGCCCGAGGCCGAAGCCCACGTCATCCGCACCTCGCGCCTGTTCGAATCCGCCGGCCGGCACTTCAACCGCGGCCAGCGCGCCTTCTTCTTCGCGCTCGGCTATCTCGGCTGGTTCGTCAGTCCCTGGGTGCTGTTCGTGACCACGGCAGCCGTGGTGGTCGTGACCTGGCGACGGCAGTTCGCGTCCAGCGCCTGGGCCGCGATGGCACCGGAGGTGGTGGTGAATGGTGACGAGGGAATGAAGCGCGGGCATTGA